A window from Desulfurispora thermophila DSM 16022 encodes these proteins:
- a CDS encoding 3-hydroxyacyl-CoA dehydrogenase/enoyl-CoA hydratase family protein — MKRSINKAAVLGAGVMGAAIAAHLANVGIPTYLLDIVPNALTPEEEKKGLTLESPAVRNRFAAGAIANLVKAKPAAFYVPENAALLTPGNFEDNMAYLGDCDLIIEAVVERMDIKQNLFAKVEQFRRPGSIVASNTSGLSINQMIEGRSEEFKQHFIGMHFFNPPRYMRLLEIIPARETLPEVVDFVAYFGEVVLGKGIVICKDTPNFVANRIGVYGMCATIKAALEYDLSVEEVDALTGRVMGRPKSASFRTLDMVGLDVMLHVAKTVYDYTNDPAEKAVFEPVEPLQKMLENKWLGDKTKQGFYKKVKTEAGKETLAIDLKTLEYRPKQKVKFASLEAAKQAGKPANQFKALLSGKDKAAEFAWKITRDVLLYAANLLGVIADDIQAIDNAMKWGFNWDFGPFETWDILGVPNVVERLKAEGIPVPRVVEDLLAAGKTSFYEVKQGDRFIFDQQSKEHKPEKLGEGVIFLTPLKEKGKVLLSNSGASLIDIGDGVVNLEFHSKANSLGEDVMGMVRKAVEFVEKNDYVGMVVANYGQHFSVGANLMLVLMEAEDEEWDDLDFMIKEFQRGTMALKMCKKPVVAAPHGMALGGGCEVCLHSHAVNAYAETYMGLVEVGVGLIPAGGGCKELTLRAYELLPPASDSVKTGGTNSVQPILNRVFENIAMAKVSTSAREAQKLGLMRATDRVTTNRDLVIGDAKKLVLEMAPTFRPLQLKQVPAVGAPGYAALDVAIHTMRWGNYITDHDAKIARKVAHIITGGGVTPGTMVGEWDLLDLEREAFLSLLGEPKTIERIRHMLATNKPLRN, encoded by the coding sequence ATGAAGCGCAGCATCAACAAAGCTGCCGTGCTGGGTGCCGGCGTCATGGGCGCCGCCATTGCCGCTCACCTGGCCAACGTGGGCATTCCTACATATCTGCTGGATATTGTGCCGAATGCCCTGACTCCGGAAGAAGAGAAGAAGGGCCTCACACTGGAAAGCCCGGCCGTGCGCAACCGCTTTGCCGCCGGCGCCATCGCCAACCTGGTCAAAGCCAAACCGGCCGCCTTTTATGTACCGGAAAACGCCGCACTGCTCACCCCTGGCAACTTTGAAGACAATATGGCCTACCTGGGCGACTGTGATTTAATCATTGAAGCTGTCGTAGAAAGAATGGACATCAAGCAGAACCTGTTCGCCAAAGTGGAACAGTTCCGCCGCCCGGGCAGCATCGTGGCCTCCAACACCTCGGGCCTGTCCATCAACCAGATGATCGAAGGGCGCAGCGAAGAGTTCAAACAGCATTTCATCGGCATGCACTTCTTTAACCCGCCCCGTTACATGCGCCTTTTGGAAATCATTCCCGCCAGGGAAACCTTACCCGAAGTGGTGGACTTTGTGGCCTACTTCGGCGAAGTGGTGCTGGGCAAGGGCATTGTCATCTGCAAAGACACCCCCAACTTCGTGGCCAACCGCATCGGCGTGTATGGCATGTGCGCCACCATCAAGGCCGCACTGGAATACGATCTGAGCGTGGAAGAAGTGGACGCCCTGACCGGTCGGGTCATGGGCCGGCCCAAGAGCGCATCTTTCCGCACCCTGGACATGGTGGGCCTGGACGTCATGCTGCACGTGGCCAAGACGGTCTACGACTACACCAATGACCCGGCGGAAAAAGCCGTTTTCGAGCCTGTAGAGCCCCTGCAAAAGATGCTGGAGAACAAGTGGCTGGGAGACAAGACCAAACAGGGCTTCTATAAGAAAGTAAAAACCGAAGCCGGCAAAGAAACCCTGGCCATTGACTTAAAGACTCTGGAATACCGGCCCAAGCAAAAGGTCAAGTTCGCCTCGCTGGAAGCCGCCAAACAGGCCGGCAAGCCGGCTAATCAGTTTAAAGCCCTGCTCAGCGGTAAGGATAAGGCGGCAGAATTTGCCTGGAAGATCACCCGGGACGTATTGCTTTACGCCGCCAACCTGCTGGGTGTGATTGCCGACGACATCCAGGCCATCGATAACGCCATGAAGTGGGGCTTCAACTGGGACTTCGGCCCCTTTGAAACCTGGGATATTCTGGGCGTGCCCAATGTGGTGGAACGACTGAAGGCCGAAGGCATCCCGGTTCCCAGGGTGGTGGAAGACCTGCTGGCCGCCGGCAAGACCAGCTTCTACGAAGTAAAACAGGGCGACCGCTTCATCTTCGACCAGCAGAGCAAGGAACACAAACCCGAAAAACTGGGTGAAGGCGTCATCTTCCTCACCCCGCTGAAGGAAAAAGGAAAAGTACTGCTCTCCAACTCGGGTGCCAGCCTGATCGACATCGGCGACGGTGTGGTCAACCTGGAATTCCACAGCAAGGCCAACTCCCTGGGCGAGGACGTCATGGGCATGGTACGCAAGGCTGTGGAGTTTGTGGAGAAAAACGACTATGTGGGTATGGTGGTGGCCAACTACGGCCAGCATTTCTCCGTAGGTGCCAACCTGATGCTGGTGCTGATGGAAGCCGAAGACGAAGAGTGGGACGATCTGGACTTCATGATCAAGGAGTTCCAGAGAGGCACCATGGCCCTGAAGATGTGCAAGAAGCCCGTAGTGGCTGCACCGCACGGCATGGCCCTGGGCGGCGGCTGCGAAGTCTGCCTGCACTCCCACGCGGTAAACGCCTATGCCGAAACATATATGGGCCTGGTAGAAGTGGGCGTGGGCCTGATCCCGGCCGGCGGCGGCTGCAAGGAACTGACCCTGCGCGCTTACGAGTTGCTGCCTCCCGCTTCCGACAGTGTGAAGACCGGCGGGACAAACTCTGTGCAGCCCATCCTCAACCGGGTGTTTGAAAACATCGCCATGGCCAAAGTGTCCACCAGCGCCCGGGAAGCACAGAAACTGGGCCTGATGCGGGCCACCGACCGGGTGACCACCAACCGCGACCTGGTCATCGGCGATGCCAAGAAGCTGGTTCTGGAAATGGCTCCCACCTTCCGCCCGCTGCAACTGAAACAGGTGCCGGCCGTAGGTGCCCCCGGTTACGCTGCGTTGGATGTAGCCATCCACACCATGCGCTGGGGCAACTACATCACCGACCACGATGCCAAGATCGCCCGCAAAGTGGCCCACATCATCACCGGCGGCGGTGTCACCCCGGGCACCATGGTGGGCGAGTGGGATCTGCTGGATCTGGAAAGAGAAGCCTTCCTGAGCCTGCTGGGCGAGCCCAAGACCATTGAGAGAATCCGCCACATGCTGGCCACCAACAAACCGCTGAGGAACTAG
- a CDS encoding EscU/YscU/HrcU family type III secretion system export apparatus switch protein: MSERAENISQQLEQPQNQPQYRADKQTIAAALRYDPEQNGAPLVVASGRGDLARQIIETARQAGVAIYQDEQLARALVKLPPGQEIPPALYQAVAQVLVYLANLDREFRRLHHA; the protein is encoded by the coding sequence ATGTCTGAACGAGCAGAAAACATTTCCCAACAGCTTGAACAACCGCAAAACCAGCCACAATATCGGGCAGACAAACAAACCATTGCCGCCGCACTGCGTTACGACCCGGAACAAAACGGTGCACCTTTAGTGGTGGCCAGCGGCCGGGGTGATCTGGCCCGCCAGATCATTGAAACCGCCCGCCAGGCCGGCGTGGCCATTTACCAGGACGAACAGCTGGCCAGGGCGCTGGTAAAACTGCCTCCGGGCCAGGAAATTCCTCCCGCCCTTTACCAGGCCGTAGCCCAGGTGCTGGTCTATCTGGCCAATCTGGACCGGGAGTTTCGTCGCTTACACCATGCCTAA
- the amrA gene encoding AmmeMemoRadiSam system protein A: MTVVLSGLCPHPPIMVPEVGGAEAQKVAASQQAMRELGRLLRESGAKALIFITPHGPVFRDGLAVGVSENWQGDLASFRAPQVRFELPGHPVLGREICRCLDEAGIVNLPLSHENAAGWGVDLALDHGLTVPLYFLQKEGVTLPLVPVYMGLLPPLQLYRFGLAARQAAQKLDIKIALLASGDMSHRLTSGAPSGYHPRGAEFDHLVRDLLVQGDVPGLVFIDDQLRQAAGECGWRPLVMMLGALDGLCYTVPVLSYEGPFGVGYLVAGLKPGGPDEARLFSRRFDQMEKEAVQRRKAGEGYLPALARAALESHLRGQRYRVQPADVPEEFRRPAGVFVSLKKHGELRGCIGTIQPQQSSIAEEVIANAISAGTADPRFYPVSLAELDELDISVDVLQPAEPVSDKSQLDPKRYGVIVRCGHRSGLLLPDLEGVDSVEQQLGIALQKAGISPREKYTIERFEVVRYK; this comes from the coding sequence ATGACAGTGGTCTTGAGCGGCCTGTGTCCGCATCCGCCCATTATGGTGCCCGAGGTGGGCGGCGCGGAGGCGCAAAAAGTGGCCGCTTCGCAGCAGGCCATGCGGGAACTGGGCCGGTTGCTAAGGGAAAGCGGGGCGAAGGCCCTGATCTTCATTACGCCCCACGGACCAGTTTTTCGCGATGGCCTGGCTGTAGGTGTAAGTGAAAACTGGCAGGGCGACCTGGCCTCTTTCCGGGCACCACAGGTGCGCTTTGAACTGCCCGGTCACCCGGTCCTGGGGCGGGAGATTTGCCGGTGTCTGGACGAGGCGGGAATTGTCAATTTACCTTTGAGCCATGAGAACGCGGCCGGTTGGGGGGTGGACCTGGCGCTGGATCACGGCCTGACGGTGCCCCTTTATTTTCTGCAAAAAGAAGGGGTGACACTGCCCCTGGTGCCCGTCTACATGGGGCTGCTGCCACCGCTGCAGCTTTACCGTTTTGGCCTGGCGGCACGACAGGCGGCGCAAAAGCTGGACATCAAGATTGCCCTGCTGGCCAGTGGCGACATGTCGCACCGCCTGACATCCGGTGCTCCTTCCGGCTATCACCCGCGGGGGGCCGAGTTTGACCATCTGGTGCGCGATTTGCTGGTGCAGGGCGATGTGCCCGGGCTGGTCTTCATTGATGATCAACTGCGTCAGGCAGCGGGTGAATGTGGCTGGCGTCCCCTGGTGATGATGCTGGGTGCCCTGGACGGTTTATGTTATACAGTGCCCGTCCTGTCCTACGAGGGGCCGTTTGGCGTGGGTTATCTGGTGGCCGGGCTCAAGCCGGGCGGGCCGGACGAGGCGCGGCTTTTCTCCCGGCGCTTTGACCAGATGGAAAAAGAGGCCGTACAAAGGCGTAAAGCCGGGGAGGGTTATCTGCCCGCGCTGGCCCGGGCGGCGCTGGAAAGCCATTTGCGCGGCCAGCGTTACCGGGTGCAGCCTGCAGATGTGCCGGAGGAGTTTCGCCGGCCGGCCGGCGTTTTTGTGTCGCTGAAAAAACACGGGGAGTTGCGCGGATGTATCGGTACCATCCAGCCCCAGCAGAGCAGCATTGCCGAGGAAGTGATTGCCAATGCCATCAGCGCCGGCACGGCCGACCCGCGTTTTTACCCGGTGAGTCTGGCCGAATTGGATGAGCTGGACATTTCTGTTGATGTGCTGCAACCAGCCGAACCGGTCAGTGATAAAAGCCAGCTCGACCCCAAACGCTACGGGGTAATCGTGCGCTGCGGTCACCGCTCGGGTCTTTTGCTGCCCGACCTGGAAGGGGTGGACAGTGTGGAGCAGCAGCTCGGCATTGCCCTGCAAAAGGCGGGTATCAGCCCGCGGGAAAAGTACACTATTGAAAGGTTTGAAGTGGTTAGATACAAGTAA
- the amrS gene encoding AmmeMemoRadiSam system radical SAM enzyme: MQEALHYRRLPDNKVHCQLCPQGCHIADGRHGLCRMRQNRGGRLYAFNYGLVSAAALDPMEKKPLYHFYPGSLVFSLGTLGCNLRCGFCQNWHIAQTDSAPARYMSPQQVVQQALVLQEREAAMVGIAYTYSEPLMWYEFVLDTARLARKDGLKNVLVTNGYINRQPLQELLPYIDAMNIDLKGATDEFYRQHCAGRLESVKETIQLAAAACHVEVTTLLIGGVNDSPAQIEQLARFLAGVDRRLPWHLSRYFPNYQFDLPPTPLENLRRARQIAREYLDFVYVGNAPELDGSDTVCPRCGHTVIARRGYLVDRSGLAGSNCRNCGELICHN; encoded by the coding sequence ATGCAGGAAGCGCTGCATTACCGGCGGCTGCCGGATAACAAAGTGCACTGCCAGCTCTGTCCCCAGGGCTGCCACATTGCGGACGGCCGGCACGGCCTGTGCCGTATGCGGCAAAACCGGGGCGGGCGGCTTTATGCGTTCAATTACGGTCTGGTCAGCGCGGCGGCGCTGGATCCCATGGAAAAAAAGCCCCTGTACCACTTTTACCCGGGCAGCCTGGTTTTTTCTCTGGGCACCCTGGGCTGCAATTTGCGCTGCGGTTTTTGCCAGAACTGGCACATTGCCCAGACCGATAGTGCACCGGCCCGCTACATGAGCCCGCAGCAGGTGGTGCAGCAGGCCCTCGTCCTGCAGGAGCGCGAGGCAGCCATGGTTGGCATTGCCTACACCTATTCCGAGCCTCTCATGTGGTACGAGTTTGTGCTGGACACTGCCCGTTTGGCCCGGAAAGACGGGCTGAAAAATGTGCTGGTGACCAACGGCTATATTAACCGGCAGCCCCTGCAGGAGCTATTGCCCTACATTGATGCTATGAACATCGACCTGAAAGGAGCTACAGACGAGTTTTACCGGCAGCACTGTGCCGGCCGGCTGGAGTCCGTAAAGGAAACCATCCAACTGGCCGCAGCTGCCTGTCATGTAGAGGTGACCACCCTGCTCATCGGCGGGGTGAACGACAGTCCCGCGCAGATTGAGCAACTGGCCCGGTTCCTGGCCGGGGTGGACCGCCGCCTGCCCTGGCACCTGTCGCGCTATTTCCCCAACTACCAGTTCGACCTGCCGCCCACGCCCCTGGAAAATCTGCGCCGGGCCCGGCAGATCGCCCGGGAGTACCTGGATTTCGTCTACGTAGGTAATGCGCCCGAGCTGGACGGCAGCGATACGGTTTGCCCGCGCTGCGGTCACACGGTGATTGCCCGGCGTGGCTATCTGGTGGACAGGAGCGGTCTGGCGGGCAGTAATTGCCGGAACTGCGGTGAGCTGATTTGCCATAATTAA
- a CDS encoding Sir2 family NAD-dependent protein deacetylase — MPWREKIPELADLLLASSKTLVLTGAGISTESGIPDFRGPDGLWSKVDPIEVFSVETFTQRPKVFYEVGLPLLGALHQARPNIAHYVLARLEDAGLIHGVITQNVDGLHQQAGSRTVYEMHGHLRSATCIGCGHQVSWRQLEEMVEQGDLPPLCAACGGVYKPDAVFFGDPMPPEFDYCCREVADCQLLLVIGSSLEVAPVNYLPYLSKKFAIINMGPTMADSRAVLRLEARAGEVMQALADELTKRGKLKS; from the coding sequence ATGCCCTGGAGGGAAAAAATCCCTGAGCTGGCCGATCTGTTGCTGGCCAGCAGTAAAACCCTGGTCCTGACCGGTGCCGGTATTTCCACCGAAAGCGGCATCCCCGACTTTCGCGGTCCGGACGGACTGTGGAGCAAAGTGGATCCCATTGAAGTCTTCTCGGTGGAAACCTTTACTCAGCGGCCTAAAGTCTTCTACGAAGTGGGTTTGCCTTTACTGGGCGCACTGCACCAGGCCCGGCCCAACATTGCCCACTATGTGCTGGCACGCCTGGAAGATGCTGGCCTGATCCACGGCGTGATCACACAGAACGTGGATGGTTTGCACCAGCAGGCCGGCTCTCGCACCGTGTATGAGATGCATGGACACCTGCGCTCGGCCACCTGTATAGGTTGCGGTCACCAGGTGAGCTGGAGGCAATTGGAAGAGATGGTCGAGCAGGGCGACCTGCCGCCGCTCTGCGCGGCCTGCGGGGGAGTTTACAAACCGGACGCGGTCTTTTTCGGAGATCCCATGCCGCCCGAGTTTGACTACTGTTGCCGCGAGGTGGCCGACTGCCAGCTCCTGCTGGTGATTGGCTCCAGCCTGGAAGTGGCACCGGTGAACTACTTGCCCTACCTGAGTAAAAAATTCGCTATTATCAACATGGGTCCCACCATGGCCGACAGCCGGGCCGTCCTGCGCCTGGAAGCCCGGGCCGGAGAGGTCATGCAGGCACTGGCCGATGAACTGACTAAACGGGGCAAGCTGAAAAGCTGA
- the argC gene encoding N-acetyl-gamma-glutamyl-phosphate reductase: MSQIKVGIVGATGYAGAELVRLLAGHPAVSLTALTSQSYAGQAFWEVYPHLYRYVDMVTSELEPDRLAAECDVVFTALPHGHAVPVAREIKRRGKKFIDLGADFRFTGVDTYQQWYKVEHTGADLLDEAVYGLPELQREKIKGAWLVANPGCYPTGAILGLAPLLKAGLAEPDSIIIDAKSGVSGAGRGLSLNTHYCEVNENIKAYNVARHRHTPEIEQALAALAGRPVTVSFTPHLTPMSRGILCTIYARLHAGADAGSLYELYQRFYQGEPFVRLLPAGMLPGTKAVTGSNHCDIGLVYDPRTSRVVVVTAIDNLIKGAAGQAVQNMNIIFNLSESTGLAGPGMYP; this comes from the coding sequence GTGTCACAAATAAAAGTGGGCATTGTGGGAGCAACCGGCTACGCCGGTGCGGAGTTGGTACGCCTGCTGGCCGGCCACCCGGCGGTTTCCCTGACTGCGTTGACCAGCCAGAGTTATGCCGGGCAAGCCTTCTGGGAAGTTTACCCTCACCTTTACCGCTATGTGGATATGGTTACCAGCGAACTGGAGCCTGACCGGCTGGCTGCTGAGTGCGATGTGGTTTTCACCGCCCTGCCCCATGGCCATGCCGTGCCTGTAGCGCGGGAAATCAAACGCCGGGGCAAGAAATTCATTGATCTAGGGGCCGATTTTCGCTTTACCGGCGTGGACACCTATCAGCAGTGGTATAAAGTAGAACACACGGGAGCCGACCTGCTGGACGAAGCGGTGTACGGTTTGCCCGAATTGCAGCGGGAAAAAATTAAAGGAGCCTGGCTGGTGGCCAACCCCGGTTGTTACCCCACCGGGGCCATTCTGGGTCTGGCACCGCTCCTGAAGGCCGGGCTCGCGGAGCCGGACAGCATCATCATAGACGCCAAGTCCGGTGTTTCCGGAGCCGGGCGGGGGCTTTCCCTGAACACGCACTATTGTGAGGTCAACGAAAACATCAAGGCTTACAACGTAGCCCGCCACCGCCACACGCCGGAAATCGAGCAGGCGCTGGCCGCCCTGGCCGGGCGTCCGGTTACGGTATCCTTTACACCGCACCTGACGCCCATGAGCCGGGGCATCCTTTGCACCATTTACGCCCGCCTGCACGCCGGGGCGGATGCCGGCAGCCTGTATGAACTCTACCAGCGGTTCTATCAGGGCGAACCTTTTGTCCGCCTGCTGCCGGCCGGGATGCTGCCGGGTACCAAGGCGGTAACCGGTAGCAACCACTGTGATATCGGTCTGGTTTACGACCCGCGCACCAGTAGGGTAGTGGTGGTGACGGCCATAGACAACCTGATCAAAGGGGCGGCCGGGCAGGCGGTGCAAAATATGAATATCATCTTCAACCTGTCCGAGAGTACCGGTCTGGCCGGGCCGGGCATGTATCCTTAA
- the argJ gene encoding bifunctional glutamate N-acetyltransferase/amino-acid acetyltransferase ArgJ, translated as MTEYSLQALGGGITAASGYTAAGVAAGIKYIGKKDVALVFSQAPAAAAGVYTTNRVQAAPLRLTRSHIAAGHPVRAIVINSGNANACTGPQGERDALAMARRVAEKLGIKPESVLVASTGVIGQPMPMDKVLAGIDAAAAALSREGGTDAAEAIMTTDTELKQCALAVTTPQGSFVLGGMAKGSGMIHPNMATMLCFLTTDAAVPAAFLQQCLRQAVDATFNQISVDGDTSTNDMVVLLANGASGVPIEPGSPQADAFQAALQQVCTELAKKIARDGEGATHLIQALVKGAPTLADARRAAKAIISSNLFKAAVFGRDANWGRIICALGYSGADFDPQRVDIYLGDVQVAADGCGLPFDEERAAQVLAREQVDVIVDFKQGEYSALAWGCDLTYEYVKINGSYRT; from the coding sequence TTGACCGAATATAGTCTGCAAGCGCTGGGTGGTGGAATAACGGCGGCCAGCGGTTATACGGCGGCCGGGGTGGCCGCCGGCATCAAATATATTGGTAAAAAGGATGTGGCTCTGGTTTTCAGCCAGGCACCGGCTGCTGCCGCCGGGGTGTATACCACCAACCGGGTACAGGCGGCGCCCCTGCGGCTTACCCGTAGCCATATCGCGGCCGGGCATCCCGTCCGGGCCATTGTTATCAACAGCGGCAACGCCAATGCCTGCACCGGCCCGCAGGGTGAGCGCGATGCGCTGGCCATGGCCAGGCGGGTGGCGGAAAAGCTGGGCATTAAGCCGGAAAGCGTACTGGTGGCTTCCACCGGTGTGATTGGCCAGCCCATGCCCATGGATAAAGTGCTGGCGGGCATTGATGCAGCAGCTGCTGCTTTAAGCCGGGAAGGGGGAACCGATGCAGCCGAGGCGATTATGACCACGGATACCGAGCTCAAACAGTGTGCGCTGGCCGTAACCACGCCACAGGGTAGCTTTGTGCTGGGGGGTATGGCCAAGGGGTCGGGGATGATCCACCCCAACATGGCTACCATGCTCTGCTTTCTAACCACCGACGCCGCCGTACCGGCCGCTTTCCTGCAGCAGTGTCTGCGCCAGGCTGTGGACGCTACTTTTAACCAGATCAGTGTGGACGGTGACACCAGTACCAACGACATGGTCGTGCTGCTGGCCAACGGAGCCAGTGGCGTGCCGATAGAGCCGGGTAGTCCACAGGCAGACGCATTCCAGGCCGCCCTGCAGCAGGTATGTACCGAACTGGCCAAAAAAATCGCCCGGGACGGCGAGGGCGCCACACACCTGATCCAGGCCCTGGTCAAGGGGGCCCCCACCCTGGCGGATGCCCGCCGGGCGGCCAAAGCAATCATCTCCTCCAACCTGTTCAAAGCGGCGGTCTTTGGCCGGGATGCCAACTGGGGCCGCATCATCTGCGCTCTGGGCTATTCCGGAGCGGATTTTGACCCGCAGCGGGTGGACATCTACCTGGGCGATGTGCAGGTGGCCGCGGACGGCTGCGGGCTACCTTTTGACGAGGAACGGGCGGCGCAGGTGCTGGCCCGCGAACAGGTGGACGTGATCGTGGACTTCAAGCAGGGTGAGTACAGCGCCCTGGCCTGGGGCTGCGATTTGACCTATGAATATGTAAAGATCAACGGGAGTTACCGGACGTGA
- the argB gene encoding acetylglutamate kinase, with protein MTTARERAAILVEALPYIKKFYGQTVVIKYGGHAMVSEELKQAVLTDVVLMKFVGMHPVLVHGGGPEISAMLKRLDIQSRFVGGLRVTDEQTMEIVEMVLVGKINKDIVARVNQLGGRAVGLCGKDAGLFTAVRKTGQVQQPDGSVQEVDIGYVGDIERVNPGIVTSLIEQGYIPVIAPVAMGESGESYNINADYAASALAGALKANKLINLTDVEGILQKPGDPASLLSVASRQDIDRLVRQGVISGGMLPKVDCCLRALQEGVQTTHILDGRVPHAILLEVFTDRGIGTMVVN; from the coding sequence ATGACCACGGCTCGGGAGAGGGCGGCCATCCTGGTGGAGGCCCTGCCCTATATCAAAAAATTTTACGGCCAGACCGTGGTGATCAAATACGGCGGTCACGCTATGGTCAGCGAGGAACTGAAACAGGCCGTGCTTACCGATGTGGTGCTGATGAAATTCGTGGGCATGCATCCCGTGCTGGTGCACGGCGGCGGTCCGGAAATAAGCGCCATGTTAAAAAGGCTGGACATCCAGTCCAGGTTTGTAGGCGGACTGCGTGTAACCGATGAGCAGACCATGGAAATTGTGGAAATGGTGCTGGTGGGCAAGATCAATAAAGACATCGTGGCCCGCGTCAACCAGCTGGGTGGCCGGGCCGTGGGCCTGTGCGGCAAGGATGCCGGGCTGTTCACCGCCGTGCGCAAAACCGGTCAGGTGCAGCAGCCGGACGGCAGTGTGCAGGAAGTGGACATTGGTTATGTGGGCGATATAGAGCGGGTCAACCCGGGCATTGTGACCTCACTGATCGAGCAGGGATACATACCGGTTATTGCCCCCGTGGCCATGGGTGAAAGCGGGGAAAGTTACAATATCAATGCCGATTACGCCGCCAGTGCCCTGGCCGGAGCGCTAAAGGCGAATAAATTAATTAACCTGACCGATGTGGAAGGCATTCTGCAAAAGCCCGGCGATCCGGCCTCACTCCTCTCCGTGGCCAGCCGCCAGGACATCGACCGCCTGGTGCGCCAGGGTGTGATCAGCGGCGGCATGCTGCCCAAGGTGGACTGCTGCCTGCGCGCCCTGCAGGAGGGCGTGCAAACCACCCACATCCTGGACGGGCGCGTGCCCCACGCCATTTTGCTGGAAGTGTTCACCGACCGGGGCATAGGGACTATGGTTGTGAATTAG
- a CDS encoding acetylornithine transaminase, producing the protein MNSAEIIALSDQYILPTYGRLPFCPVRGEGALLYDAEGRAYLDFVAGLAVNALGHAHPAVTKAICEQAGQLMHVSNLYYIEPQARLAAALVQNSCASKVFFCNSGAEANEAAIKLARKYGKQNGASKYEIITALQSFHGRTLAAITATGQPKYQRGFEPLPEGFTYVPFNDLDALAAAITPRTCAVMLEPVQGEGGVYPADPQYLQGVRRICDEHGLLLIFDEVQCGLGRTGQLFAYQHYGVEPDVLTLAKALGNGFPIGAMLVGPKAVGVLQPGDHASTFGGNPLACRVALAVLEQLLAGGVVDNAARVGRYFYQRLQELQAKYPFVRQVRGLGLMLGLELEREGRPVVDACRARGLLINCVGTNILRFVPPLIISEADVDRALEILEQVFCSFS; encoded by the coding sequence ATGAACTCGGCGGAAATAATCGCCTTAAGCGACCAGTATATCCTGCCCACCTACGGCCGGCTGCCCTTTTGCCCCGTGCGGGGGGAAGGCGCGCTGCTCTATGACGCCGAAGGCCGGGCCTACCTGGACTTTGTGGCCGGCCTGGCTGTCAACGCCCTGGGTCACGCCCACCCGGCCGTAACCAAAGCCATATGTGAACAGGCCGGGCAGCTCATGCACGTTTCCAACCTGTACTATATCGAACCGCAGGCCCGCCTGGCCGCTGCGCTGGTGCAAAACTCCTGCGCCAGCAAGGTTTTCTTCTGCAACAGCGGCGCCGAGGCCAATGAGGCGGCCATCAAGCTGGCCCGCAAATACGGCAAACAAAACGGCGCCTCCAAATATGAAATAATAACCGCCCTGCAGTCCTTCCACGGCCGCACCCTGGCCGCCATCACGGCCACCGGGCAGCCCAAGTACCAGCGGGGCTTTGAGCCGCTGCCGGAGGGCTTTACCTATGTGCCCTTCAATGACCTGGATGCCCTGGCGGCCGCCATTACTCCCCGCACCTGTGCCGTGATGTTGGAGCCGGTGCAGGGCGAGGGTGGTGTTTATCCGGCCGACCCGCAGTACCTGCAGGGCGTGCGCCGGATCTGCGATGAACACGGCCTCTTGCTTATTTTTGACGAAGTGCAGTGCGGTTTGGGCCGCACCGGGCAGCTGTTTGCCTACCAGCACTACGGTGTGGAGCCCGATGTACTCACCCTGGCCAAGGCCCTGGGCAACGGGTTCCCCATCGGGGCCATGCTGGTGGGACCCAAAGCGGTGGGCGTGCTGCAGCCCGGCGATCACGCTTCCACCTTTGGGGGCAATCCTCTGGCCTGCCGGGTGGCTCTGGCCGTGCTGGAGCAGTTGCTGGCCGGTGGGGTGGTGGATAACGCCGCGCGGGTGGGCCGCTATTTCTACCAGCGCCTGCAGGAACTGCAAGCAAAGTACCCCTTTGTGCGTCAGGTGCGCGGCCTGGGCCTGATGCTGGGCCTGGAGCTGGAGCGGGAAGGCCGCCCCGTTGTGGATGCCTGCCGCGCCCGGGGCCTGCTCATCAACTGCGTGGGGACCAATATTTTGCGCTTTGTGCCGCCCTTAATCATAAGTGAAGCCGATGTGGACAGAGCGCTGGAAATACTGGAACAGGTGTTTTGCAGTTTTAGCTAA